The following proteins are encoded in a genomic region of Hemiscyllium ocellatum isolate sHemOce1 chromosome 23, sHemOce1.pat.X.cur, whole genome shotgun sequence:
- the szl gene encoding sizzled, which translates to MPGLLSLVGALSFALIDCFDIGISTKCVNVPKEMRLCQDVGYSEMRLPNLMGHTTLREVIPKSIEWETLLRTGCHSQSATFLCSLFAPVCLDTFLQPCRSLCVAVRDSCSQVLTCHGQSWPDAFDCDRFPAEEDTCLTSVGTESSTYRKLFPKPTCQGCPTTEEPGAHKRVLQAFCQNNFAVKVTLTKRKRASGDSEYEVEGWVEMISPGSLFPFGSRAIIQQWLLINTNCAHKLTPSSNRAVQYVLIGNVQDTNVIVNKIYLWHRKDIPLTLAARKWKQHRC; encoded by the exons ATGCCTGGTCTTCTTTCGCTGGTCGGTGCCCTGTCATTTGCGCTAATCGATTGCTTTGACATTGGAATATCGACAAAGTGCGTAAACGTACCGAAAGAAATGCGCTTGTGTCAGGATGTTGGGTACTCAGAAATGAGGCTTCCCAATCTGATGGGCCACACGACACTCAGGGAAGTTATCCCGAAATCTATTGAGTGGGAGACGCTGCTTCGTACTGGCTGTCACTCACAGAGTGCCACCTTTCTCTGCTCCTTGTTTGCTCCCGTCTGCTTAGACAC GTTCCTTCAGCCTTGCAGGAGTCTGTGTGTAGCGGTCAGGGACAGCTGTAGCCAAGTTCTCACCTGCCACGGACAGTCCTGGCCCGATGCCTTTGACTGTGATCGATTCCCCGCCGAGGAGGACACCTGCCTCACATCGGTCGGCACCGAATCTTCTACCTATCGAAAAC TTTTCCCCAAGCCAACTTGCCAGGGCTGTCCTACTACAGAGGAACCAGGAGCCCACAAAAGAGTTCTGCAAGCATTTTGTCAGAACAATTTCG CTGTGAAAGTTACCCTGACGAAAAGGAAGCGTGCCTCAGGAGATTCCGAGTATGAGGTGGAAGGATGGGTGGAGATGATTAGCCCTGGTTCGCTGTTTCCCTTTGGATCACGCGCTATTATTCAGCAGTGGCTCCTGATCAATACAAACTGCGCCCACAAACTTACACCCAGCAGCAACCGCGCCGTGCAATACGTCCTTATTGGCAATGTTCAGGACACCAATGTAATCGTGAATAAAATCTACTTGTGGCATAGAAAGGATATTCCACTCACACTCGCCGCTCGTAAATGGAAGCAACATCGATGCTAG